The Methanohalophilus portucalensis DNA window ATCCATGGTTATGAATGCCGTCGATGCGGCCTTTGTTCAATTGGTTATATCAGTGAGGAAGCTGAAAAACGTGGCTTCCGCGCTTTTGTGATTCCCGGAGGAAGTTTCATAAAGAAAATCATAAAAAACTATCATCCTACTTCATGTATCGGAGTGGCCTGTTATACTGAACTTGCAGAGGCTATGGAAGAAGTTTCATTTATGCCAGTGCAGGGAATCTGCCTCTTAAAAGATGGTTGTTTTGAAACAGAAGTGGACGTAGAGGCTATAATTGAGAAAATGGAGGCATGTAATGTACGATCTGATAGGTAAATTGCTGATCGGATTCGTGGCAATTTCTGTCTTATTGAGTAGTCTTGCTCTTTTTGTCAGCCGTATCAGCCTTAATCGGCATGTACGTCTTGCAGGTATTTTTGCATGGATACTTGATTTATTCTACCTGCCGATCAAATATTTCTTTTGTAAGTTGTCCGATCCTCGTATTCTGGACAGCTGGATGGTTTCCCTGAAGAACATCGCTCATTACCATGCTTTCAGAAGAACTCGTAAAAGGATAATGCTTTTACCACATTGTATGCGTTTTCTGGATTGCCCTGCTCATGCTTCAAGATATGGTATACAATGCAAGGAATGTGGCAGGTGTATAGTTGGACAGCTAAAAAGAGATGCGCAGAAGTATGGTTATCGTTTTTACATTATAACCGGTTCATCATTTGTGAAGCATGTATTGAAAGAAAAGCCTGCAGATGGAATTCTGGTTGTTGGTTGTAATTATGAGATTAACAAGGGTATGCGTTTTCTACGAGATAAAGGTGTTATTGCTTATGGTGTCCCTCTTGAAAGTGATGGTTGTTATAATACCTCTATAAGTTACGAAAAAATTGCAGGTATTCTTGAAGAATTCGGCCCGGTTGATAATAGTTTGTGAGTG harbors:
- a CDS encoding DUF116 domain-containing protein; the protein is MYDLIGKLLIGFVAISVLLSSLALFVSRISLNRHVRLAGIFAWILDLFYLPIKYFFCKLSDPRILDSWMVSLKNIAHYHAFRRTRKRIMLLPHCMRFLDCPAHASRYGIQCKECGRCIVGQLKRDAQKYGYRFYIITGSSFVKHVLKEKPADGILVVGCNYEINKGMRFLRDKGVIAYGVPLESDGCYNTSISYEKIAGILEEFGPVDNSL